One Bacilli bacterium genomic window, GGGTTATATGAGGTAGACAATGGTGAGAGGCATGATTGCTTTTTATTTGGGACGCCCCTTTTTAACTTCCGCTGTCCCGCTTTGGTTTCTGTTCTGGACAAATTTGCTCGGAACCGTGTACGGTTATGTATGGTATTGGGAGCAGTTGAAGTTTACGGCTGAAACCCAACCGCTTTGGCTGCTGCCGTTTGTACCCGACAGTCCTACCGCCAGTTTGTTTTTTACCGTGTCCATCGCTTTCTTGCTTGCTAAGCGCGGTCGGCCATCCGGGGCAAGATCGTCTGTATGTCTGGCGGTGATGGGGGTAATCGCAGCCCTTGCGGTCGTGACCTCGGTCAAGTATGGAGTTTGGGCCGTTGCGATGATAGTTGCGGGGGCTGTACAGGGCGAGCCGCTTGTGTGGGAACATTGGATGCTGATGGGATCGCATTTGGCTATGGCGGTGGAAGCGCTGCTGTATGCGCGCTTCTTTCCGATACGCTGGGGGCATGTTTTGGCTGCGGCCGTATGGACGCTGGCAAATGACACATTCGATTATACGTTGGGCATTTACCCCTGGCTTCCTGATGAGCTGCATGATGATCTGCCGCAAATTTGCGCGTTTACGGTACTCTTGAGCGTTGTTGCAATCGGATGTGCCGCTCTCGCGACGGCCAAACGCCGGGACAGGGAAAGCTTGCGGCTCAGTTAGCCGCGAGAAGTTTTGCGGCGCAAGAGGTCTAAACAGGGACATCCTCCCATAAGATGATGGTGGGGGGATGTCCTACATGTTTCGGGCTACTGACAGGAATGTTTTTTTCGTAAAGATACTCATACTGGGCGCGTTTCTGCTATTGTTGTTGCCCGTATCGCCGGCAGATGCCAAACCGTCTGCACAAAGCGCGCTGCTTGCCCGATTGGAGACAGCCGCGGAAAATGCGCTCGACGCGGCCAAAGCGGGCTCATATCCGGAAGCTTTACAGCAGTTGGACGCTTATGGAGAACTTTTAACGAAAATCCAATTCACGGGGCTGACCGATGCGGAAGGGCTAAAAACGCTCACCGCCGCCTGGTGGGACGCCAAAAAAATATTTACGGCCGCGCGGATTTCGCGGCAGGAAAGCCTGGCCGCGGCGGGTAGGCTTCGGTTGGCCACCGATGCGTTGACGCATCGAAAGCGCCCCATGTGGTTTGGGTTTGCCAATTCGTTCGCCGGCAATTTGCAGGAAATGGAGCAAGCTGCCAAAAATAGCAATGCCGCCGCTTATAAAACGAACTTTGCCGCTTTGCGGGCGCGATTTTCCGCGATTCGCCCGGCCGCGATCATTTCCGGTTATAAGCTGCCGGTCTATCAAATCGATTCCATCCTTGTTTTTGTGGATAGTGAATTGAATAGGTCAAATCCGGATATGCGCAAACTGTCCGAGATGAACGACCGCTTGCGGGAAACATTCGCCGCGCTGTTTGCCGGCGAAGACCGCCAGGCGTTCCTGCACGCCGCGCAAGCGCGGCATCCGCTTGCGTGGACGCTCGCAATCGGCGTGTTGATCGTTTCCGTGCTTGCTTTTGTCGGATGG contains:
- a CDS encoding DUF1405 domain-containing protein — protein: MVRGMIAFYLGRPFLTSAVPLWFLFWTNLLGTVYGYVWYWEQLKFTAETQPLWLLPFVPDSPTASLFFTVSIAFLLAKRGRPSGARSSVCLAVMGVIAALAVVTSVKYGVWAVAMIVAGAVQGEPLVWEHWMLMGSHLAMAVEALLYARFFPIRWGHVLAAAVWTLANDTFDYTLGIYPWLPDELHDDLPQICAFTVLLSVVAIGCAALATAKRRDRESLRLS
- a CDS encoding sporulation protein YpjB; the protein is MFRATDRNVFFVKILILGAFLLLLLPVSPADAKPSAQSALLARLETAAENALDAAKAGSYPEALQQLDAYGELLTKIQFTGLTDAEGLKTLTAAWWDAKKIFTAARISRQESLAAAGRLRLATDALTHRKRPMWFGFANSFAGNLQEMEQAAKNSNAAAYKTNFAALRARFSAIRPAAIISGYKLPVYQIDSILVFVDSELNRSNPDMRKLSEMNDRLRETFAALFAGEDRQAFLHAAQARHPLAWTLAIGVLIVSVLAFVGWKKFKYGRPYTTIRF